A genomic region of Juglans regia voucher JREG20151001 chloroplast, complete genome contains the following coding sequences:
- the rpl23 gene encoding ribosomal protein L23, translating into MNGIKYAVFTDKSIRLLGKNQYTSNVESGSTRTEIKHWVELFFGVKVIAMNSHRLPGKGRRMGPIMGHTMHYRRMIITLQPGYSIPPLRKKRT; encoded by the coding sequence ATGAATGGAATAAAATATGCAGTATTTACAGACAAAAGTATTCGGTTATTGGGTAAAAATCAATATACTTCTAATGTCGAATCGGGATCAACTAGGACAGAAATAAAGCATTGGGTCGAACTCTTCTTTGGTGTCAAGGTAATAGCTATGAATAGTCATCGACTCCCGGGAAAGGGTAGAAGAATGGGACCTATTATGGGACATACAATGCATTACAGACGTATGATCATTACGCTTCAACCGGGTTATTCTATTCCACCTCTTAGAAAGAAAAGAACTTAA